One window from the genome of Salmo salar chromosome ssa25, Ssal_v3.1, whole genome shotgun sequence encodes:
- the chmp2ba gene encoding charged multivesicular body protein 2Ba isoform X1, which yields MASLFKKKTVDDVIKEQAKELRGTQRQITRDRAALEKQEKQMEMEIKKMAKSGNREACKILAKQLVQLRKQKNRTYAVSSKVTSMSTQTKVMNSQMKMAGAMSATAKTMQAVNKKMDPQKTLQTMQDFQKENMKMGMTEDMINDTLDEIFDESGDEEESQDIVNQVLDEIGIEISGKMVRAPAAGKNLPTASPKRKTQISDDEIERQLRALGVD from the exons ATGGCATCTCTATTCAAGAAGAAGACAGTCGATG acgtaATAAAGGAACAGGCCAAGGAGCTTCGTGGTACTCAGAGACAGATCACTAGAGACAGAGCTGCTCTGGAGAAACAAGAGAAACaaatg GAGATGGAGATAAAGAAGATGGCTAAGTCTGGGAACCGGGAAGCCTGTAAGATCCTGGCCAAGCAGCTGGTCCAGCTGAGGAAGCAGAAGAACAGGACCTACGCCGTCAGTTCAAAGGTCACCTCCATGTCCACACAGACCAAGGTCATGAACTCCCAGATGAAGATGGCTGGAGCCATGTCTGCTACGGCTAAG ACGATGCAGGCGGTGAACAAGAAGATGGATCCTCAGAAGACCCTCCAGACCATGCAGGACTTCCAGAAGGAGAACATGAAGATGGGCATGACAGAGGACATGA tcAACGATACGTTAGACGAGATATTTGACGAGTCAGGTGACGAGGAAGAATCTCAGGACATTGTGAACCAGGTTCTGGACGAGATTGGCATTGAGATCTCTGGAAAG atggTGAGAGCCCCAGCAGCAGGGAAGAATCTCCCCACTGCCTCTCCTAAACGGAAAACACAGATCTCTGACGATGAGATAGAGAGACAGCTCAGAGCACTGGGagtggactaa
- the chmp2ba gene encoding charged multivesicular body protein 2Ba isoform X2: MEMEIKKMAKSGNREACKILAKQLVQLRKQKNRTYAVSSKVTSMSTQTKVMNSQMKMAGAMSATAKTMQAVNKKMDPQKTLQTMQDFQKENMKMGMTEDMINDTLDEIFDESGDEEESQDIVNQVLDEIGIEISGKMVRAPAAGKNLPTASPKRKTQISDDEIERQLRALGVD; this comes from the exons atg GAGATGGAGATAAAGAAGATGGCTAAGTCTGGGAACCGGGAAGCCTGTAAGATCCTGGCCAAGCAGCTGGTCCAGCTGAGGAAGCAGAAGAACAGGACCTACGCCGTCAGTTCAAAGGTCACCTCCATGTCCACACAGACCAAGGTCATGAACTCCCAGATGAAGATGGCTGGAGCCATGTCTGCTACGGCTAAG ACGATGCAGGCGGTGAACAAGAAGATGGATCCTCAGAAGACCCTCCAGACCATGCAGGACTTCCAGAAGGAGAACATGAAGATGGGCATGACAGAGGACATGA tcAACGATACGTTAGACGAGATATTTGACGAGTCAGGTGACGAGGAAGAATCTCAGGACATTGTGAACCAGGTTCTGGACGAGATTGGCATTGAGATCTCTGGAAAG atggTGAGAGCCCCAGCAGCAGGGAAGAATCTCCCCACTGCCTCTCCTAAACGGAAAACACAGATCTCTGACGATGAGATAGAGAGACAGCTCAGAGCACTGGGagtggactaa